A region of Schistosoma mansoni strain Puerto Rico chromosome 1, complete genome DNA encodes the following proteins:
- a CDS encoding putative developmentally regulated GTP-binding protein 1 (drg 1), whose protein sequence is MSILQKIAEIEAEMARTQKNKNTMGHLGLLKARLAKLRRELIEPKGGTGGGGEGFDVAKTGDARIGFVGFPSVGKSTLLCNLAGVYSEVAAYEFTTLTTVPGVIRYKGAKIQLLDLPGIIEGAKDGKGRGRQVIAVARTCTLILMVLDVLKPLQHKKLLENELEGFGIRLNKSPPNITLRRKEKGGLNIQTLVPQSELDKEVIKTILSEYKIHNADVSLRCDATAEDLIDVIEGSRVYIPCIYVLNKIDQITIEELDIICRVPHCVPISAHHKWNFDDLLELIWEYLNLIRIYTKPKGQLPDYNAPVILRSASHTVEDFCNKLHKTLIKEFKYAFVWGSSVKHQPQRVGKDHILHDEDVVQIVKKLFYHMLTIYIYIYITLTFFVSEFDRFAIHCVTFTSLMYLLSLPKL, encoded by the exons ATGAGCATCCTACAAAAAATAGCCGAGATAGAAGCCGAG ATGGCTAGGACACAGAAGAACAAAAATACTATGGGTCATTTAGGATTATTAAAGGCTCGGTTGGCTAAACTTAGGCGAGAACTTATTGAACCTAAAGGTGGTACTGGCGGAGGGGGAGAAGGTTTTGATGTTGCTAAAACGGGAGATGCACGTATTGGCTTTGTGGGTTTCCCATCAGTTGGAAAGTCAACACTTCTGTGCAATTTGGCCGGTGTCTATTCTGAAGTGGCTGCTTATGAGTTCACAACCCTTACCACTGTGCCAGGCGTTATCAGGTACAAAGGAGCTAAAATTCAACTACTTGATCTACCCGGTATTATAGAAGGTGCCAAAGATGGAAAGGGTAGAGGAAGACAGGTGATAGCTG TTGCCCGAACTTGCACTCTCATTCTCATGGTGCTAGATGTCCTTAAGCCTTTACAACACAAAAAGCTTTTAGAAAACGAACTAGAGGGATTCGGTATTAGACTAAACAAAAGTCCTCCCAATATTACATTACGCCGTAAAGAAAAAGGAGGTCTGAATATTCAAACCTTA gtccctcaatcTGAATTGGATAAAGAAgtaataaaaactattttaaGTGAATATAAAATACACAATGCAGACGTCTCACTCAGATGCGATGCAACTGCTGAAGATCTAATTGATGTGATTGAAGGTAGTCGTGTTTATATTCCGTGTATATATGTTCTCAACAAAATTGATCAGATTACTATTGAG GAGTTAGATATCATTTGTCGTGTTCCTCATTGTGTGCCCATTTCAGCTCATCACAAATGGAATTTTGATGATCTACTTGAGCTAATATGGGAGTACTTAAACTTGATAAGAATTTACACAAAGCCCAAAGGGCAGTTGCCTGATTACAACGCTCCGGTTATTTTGAGATCTGCTTCGCACACTGTTGAGGACTTTTGCAACAAATTACACAAGACTTTAATCAAGGAATTCAAGTA TGCTTTTGTTTGGGGTTCGTCAGTAAAACATCAACCACAGCGTGTAGGTAAAGATCATATACTTCACGATGAAGATGTTGTACAAATTGTTAAAAA GTTGTTTTATCATATGttgaccatatatatatatatatatataacacttacTTTTTTTGTTTCAGAGTTTGACCGATTCGCCATTCACTGTGTCACTTTTACCTCCCTTATGTATTTATTGAGTCTGCCAAAATTGTGA
- a CDS encoding putative developmentally regulated GTP-binding protein 1 (drg 1), translating into MSILQKIAEIEAEMARTQKNKNTMGHLGLLKARLAKLRRELIEPKGGTGGGGEGFDVAKTGDARIGFVGFPSVGKSTLLCNLAGVYSEVAAYEFTTLTTVPGVIRYKGAKIQLLDLPGIIEGAKDGKGRGRQVIAVARTCTLILMVLDVLKPLQHKKLLENELEGFGIRLNKSPPNITLRRKEKGGLNIQTLVPQSELDKEVIKTILSEYKIHNADVSLRCDATAEDLIDVIEGSRVYIPCIYVLNKIDQITIEELDIICRVPHCVPISAHHKWNFDDLLELIWEYLNLIRIYTKPKGQLPDYNAPVILRSASHTVEDFCNKLHKTLIKEFK; encoded by the exons ATGAGCATCCTACAAAAAATAGCCGAGATAGAAGCCGAG ATGGCTAGGACACAGAAGAACAAAAATACTATGGGTCATTTAGGATTATTAAAGGCTCGGTTGGCTAAACTTAGGCGAGAACTTATTGAACCTAAAGGTGGTACTGGCGGAGGGGGAGAAGGTTTTGATGTTGCTAAAACGGGAGATGCACGTATTGGCTTTGTGGGTTTCCCATCAGTTGGAAAGTCAACACTTCTGTGCAATTTGGCCGGTGTCTATTCTGAAGTGGCTGCTTATGAGTTCACAACCCTTACCACTGTGCCAGGCGTTATCAGGTACAAAGGAGCTAAAATTCAACTACTTGATCTACCCGGTATTATAGAAGGTGCCAAAGATGGAAAGGGTAGAGGAAGACAGGTGATAGCTG TTGCCCGAACTTGCACTCTCATTCTCATGGTGCTAGATGTCCTTAAGCCTTTACAACACAAAAAGCTTTTAGAAAACGAACTAGAGGGATTCGGTATTAGACTAAACAAAAGTCCTCCCAATATTACATTACGCCGTAAAGAAAAAGGAGGTCTGAATATTCAAACCTTA gtccctcaatcTGAATTGGATAAAGAAgtaataaaaactattttaaGTGAATATAAAATACACAATGCAGACGTCTCACTCAGATGCGATGCAACTGCTGAAGATCTAATTGATGTGATTGAAGGTAGTCGTGTTTATATTCCGTGTATATATGTTCTCAACAAAATTGATCAGATTACTATTGAG GAGTTAGATATCATTTGTCGTGTTCCTCATTGTGTGCCCATTTCAGCTCATCACAAATGGAATTTTGATGATCTACTTGAGCTAATATGGGAGTACTTAAACTTGATAAGAATTTACACAAAGCCCAAAGGGCAGTTGCCTGATTACAACGCTCCGGTTATTTTGAGATCTGCTTCGCACACTGTTGAGGACTTTTGCAACAAATTACACAAGACTTTAATCAAGGAATTCAAGTAG